From a region of the Odoribacter splanchnicus DSM 20712 genome:
- a CDS encoding MarC family protein encodes MDIYFSFKEIISAFMVLFAVIDILGAIPIIISLREKNQKIEAGKAAIISFVILVAFLFIGQALLGLFNVDISSFAVAGALVLLVLAVEMIFGVEIFKNDSPCGSATIVPLVFPLIAGAASFTTLLSLRAEYNILNIIIAVAMNMALVYLVLRYVYYVERLFGKSGVYVMRKLFGIILLAIAVRLFTSNLTSLIGSF; translated from the coding sequence ATGGACATTTATTTTAGCTTTAAAGAAATTATCAGTGCTTTTATGGTACTGTTTGCTGTAATCGATATTCTGGGAGCCATTCCGATTATCATTAGTTTGCGTGAAAAGAATCAGAAAATAGAGGCTGGAAAGGCAGCTATTATTTCTTTTGTTATATTAGTAGCCTTTTTGTTTATCGGGCAGGCATTATTGGGATTATTCAATGTCGATATTTCTTCTTTTGCCGTTGCCGGTGCTTTGGTGTTGCTGGTTTTAGCGGTAGAGATGATCTTCGGTGTCGAGATATTTAAAAACGATAGTCCTTGCGGGTCGGCTACGATCGTTCCGCTGGTATTTCCTTTGATTGCCGGGGCGGCTTCGTTTACCACTTTGTTGTCGTTGCGGGCGGAATATAATATTCTCAATATCATCATCGCTGTCGCGATGAATATGGCATTGGTGTATCTAGTATTGCGCTATGTGTATTATGTAGAACGTCTGTTCGGTAAAAGCGGAGTGTACGTAATGCGTAAATTATTCGGTATTATCTTGTTGGCAATAGCCGTTCGCTTATTTACCTCTAATCTGACTTCTTTGATCGGTAGTTTTTGA
- a CDS encoding sigma-54-dependent transcriptional regulator — MGKVLIIDDENQLRGLLARIIGLEGYEVIQADSCKAGLKQVEQQNPDVIICDVRLPDGSGVDLTTEMKRLGPLTEIILLTAHGNIPDGVQAIKNGAFDYITKGDDNNKIIPLLSRAMEKVEMARRLQQLEKQVGQKYSFESILGKSKPIRMAVELARKVSVTDVPVLLTGETGTGKEVFAQAIHQHSSRAGKAFVAVNCSAFSKELLESEIFGHKAGAFTGALKEKKGLFEEADQGTIFLDEIGEMAFDLQAKLLRVLESGEFIKVGDTRPIKVNVRIIAATNRDLQKEIEAGHFREDLYYRLSVFRIQLPPLRERIEDIELYVRAFVKMFGPGVGKKIEEITPEYLGTLKKHVWKGNVRELRNVIERSMIIADGAVLTVSDLPFDIQQSVLESEGGKGYSEFDLAQVEKAHIRKVLQYTGGNKTEAARLMHIGLTTLYRKIEEYGIR, encoded by the coding sequence ATGGGTAAGGTGTTAATCATCGATGATGAAAATCAGTTACGGGGACTATTGGCCCGTATTATTGGATTGGAAGGTTATGAAGTCATTCAGGCCGACAGTTGTAAGGCTGGGTTGAAACAAGTGGAACAGCAAAATCCCGATGTGATCATCTGTGATGTCCGCTTACCGGATGGAAGCGGTGTCGATCTTACAACAGAAATGAAGCGGCTCGGACCTTTGACCGAGATTATCCTGCTGACCGCCCATGGGAATATCCCGGATGGAGTACAAGCGATAAAAAACGGTGCATTCGATTATATAACCAAAGGAGACGACAATAACAAAATTATTCCTTTGCTCAGCCGTGCTATGGAAAAAGTAGAGATGGCCAGGCGTTTGCAACAATTGGAGAAACAGGTCGGACAAAAGTATTCCTTTGAGTCGATTCTCGGGAAATCGAAGCCTATCCGGATGGCTGTAGAGTTGGCCAGAAAAGTTTCTGTGACGGATGTACCTGTATTATTGACCGGTGAGACAGGAACCGGCAAAGAAGTCTTTGCTCAGGCCATACATCAGCATAGTAGCCGGGCGGGCAAGGCGTTTGTGGCGGTCAATTGTTCGGCTTTTAGCAAAGAACTGCTCGAGAGTGAGATCTTCGGCCATAAAGCGGGGGCCTTTACCGGGGCTTTGAAGGAAAAGAAAGGACTGTTCGAGGAAGCCGATCAGGGAACGATCTTTCTGGATGAGATCGGTGAAATGGCTTTCGATTTGCAGGCGAAACTACTACGGGTACTGGAAAGTGGCGAGTTCATAAAAGTGGGGGATACCCGTCCTATTAAAGTAAATGTCAGAATTATAGCCGCTACGAACCGAGACCTTCAGAAAGAGATCGAGGCCGGGCATTTCCGTGAAGATTTGTATTACCGCTTGTCTGTTTTTCGGATTCAACTCCCTCCTCTGCGTGAACGGATAGAAGATATCGAATTGTATGTCCGGGCTTTCGTGAAAATGTTCGGACCGGGTGTGGGGAAAAAGATAGAAGAGATTACACCTGAATATTTGGGAACCTTGAAAAAACATGTCTGGAAAGGAAATGTCAGGGAATTACGTAATGTGATCGAACGAAGTATGATCATTGCCGACGGTGCGGTATTGACTGTAAGCGATTTGCCCTTCGATATTCAGCAGTCGGTTTTGGAAAGTGAAGGCGGAAAAGGATACTCTGAATTCGACCTGGCCCAGGTGGAAAAAGCACATATACGGAAAGTATTGCAATATACCGGAGGAAACAAGACCGAGGCTGCCCGTTTGATGCACATCGGCCTGACAACCCTTTACCGTAAGATCGAGGAGTACGGAATAAGATAG
- a CDS encoding YqaA family protein: MGHDFIILATTEFWEHYGYLGLFAGSFLSALFIPLGADLLYVSMLAMGFNPWLCLFVATTGGWIGGLVIYGVGYAGNATRIRKLFHIKEEQLLKQKNKIEKYGGLMALLVWIPVIGDISNVALGFYKTKRTHTFILMFIGRMCRFLLWTLLFLIFSSRFIKFFDKL, from the coding sequence ATGGGACATGACTTTATCATATTAGCGACCACCGAATTTTGGGAGCATTATGGCTATTTAGGATTGTTTGCCGGTTCGTTTTTGTCTGCACTTTTTATTCCTTTAGGTGCAGACCTATTATATGTAAGTATGTTAGCTATGGGATTCAACCCCTGGCTCTGTCTTTTCGTAGCGACAACCGGTGGTTGGATCGGAGGATTGGTGATTTATGGAGTCGGTTATGCCGGCAATGCCACCCGGATACGGAAATTATTCCATATCAAAGAAGAACAATTGCTGAAACAGAAAAATAAAATCGAAAAATACGGGGGCCTGATGGCACTCCTGGTCTGGATTCCCGTTATCGGCGATATTTCGAATGTAGCACTCGGCTTCTATAAGACGAAACGAACCCATACTTTTATCCTGATGTTTATCGGCAGAATGTGCCGCTTTCTGCTATGGACGCTATTGTTCCTGATCTTTTCAAGCCGTTTTATCAAATTTTTCGATAAACTCTGA
- a CDS encoding DMT family transporter, giving the protein MNLMKLKGHSSMLGANVMWGLMSPVAKFVMVGGAVTPLVVTDLRITGAMVLFWIASFFQKPERVAPKDLLKLLGASLLAIVFNQGCFIFGVGLTSPVDASIITTSMPLLAMVLAAIYLKEPITGKKVLGIAVGATGALLLILGSHQVSEAKAAGNHYIWGDLLVLLAQFSYALYFVLFKNFVNKYSLITIMKWMFTYAFICALPFSYNDLLHTEWKSLQNTEIGALVFIVVGSTFISYVLIVIGQKNLRPTVAGMYNYVQPLVASIVAVCWGMDTFNFVKIISVALIFGGVYLVTNSRSKAEMEAVVADKN; this is encoded by the coding sequence ATGAATCTGATGAAATTGAAAGGCCATAGCTCGATGTTGGGGGCTAATGTGATGTGGGGATTGATGTCTCCCGTGGCAAAATTTGTGATGGTAGGAGGTGCGGTTACTCCTCTCGTTGTAACTGATCTAAGGATTACGGGGGCTATGGTGCTGTTTTGGATCGCTTCATTCTTTCAGAAACCTGAACGGGTGGCTCCTAAAGATTTATTAAAATTGTTGGGGGCATCTCTCCTGGCTATTGTTTTTAATCAGGGATGTTTTATTTTCGGGGTAGGACTGACTTCTCCGGTGGATGCTTCCATCATCACCACCAGTATGCCTTTGCTCGCCATGGTTTTAGCGGCGATTTATTTGAAAGAACCGATAACAGGAAAAAAAGTACTGGGGATTGCAGTCGGAGCTACCGGGGCGTTGTTGCTGATTTTAGGGAGCCATCAGGTTTCGGAGGCTAAAGCGGCTGGAAATCATTATATCTGGGGAGATTTATTGGTGCTGTTGGCACAATTTAGTTATGCTCTTTATTTTGTGTTGTTTAAAAATTTTGTGAATAAATATTCCTTGATTACCATTATGAAATGGATGTTTACCTATGCTTTTATTTGTGCTTTACCCTTCTCTTATAATGATTTGCTCCATACGGAGTGGAAGAGTTTACAAAACACTGAAATCGGAGCATTGGTATTTATCGTGGTGGGGAGTACTTTTATTAGTTATGTGTTGATAGTCATCGGGCAAAAAAATCTACGCCCGACTGTTGCCGGTATGTATAATTATGTTCAGCCTTTGGTGGCTAGTATTGTTGCTGTGTGTTGGGGGATGGATACTTTTAATTTTGTGAAAATCATTTCAGTCGCTTTGATATTCGGAGGGGTCTATCTGGTAACCAATAGCCGGAGTAAAGCAGAAATGGAGGCTGTTGTAGCGGATAAAAATTAA
- a CDS encoding YqaA family protein gives MDSLIDLGYWGLFIGSFLASTLIPMSADVLLVGILALGGNVWACLVIATTGNWLGGLTSYWIGWLGRWEWIERWLKVKEEKLLRQKKNINRYGVWLALFTWLPLIGDLLAVALGFYKIKPYASAIYMLIGRFARFLLWTWLYLQYGERFF, from the coding sequence ATGGATTCATTGATCGATTTAGGATATTGGGGATTATTTATCGGTTCTTTTCTGGCTTCTACCCTCATTCCGATGAGTGCGGATGTATTACTGGTGGGTATCCTGGCTCTAGGCGGAAATGTATGGGCCTGCCTGGTTATCGCCACAACCGGTAATTGGCTGGGAGGACTCACTTCATACTGGATCGGTTGGCTGGGCCGCTGGGAATGGATCGAACGCTGGCTGAAGGTGAAGGAAGAAAAGCTCCTCCGTCAGAAAAAAAACATAAACCGTTATGGAGTATGGCTGGCCCTGTTTACCTGGCTTCCGCTTATCGGTGACTTATTGGCCGTCGCCCTGGGATTTTACAAAATCAAACCTTATGCCTCGGCCATCTACATGCTAATCGGCCGTTTCGCCCGCTTCCTGCTTTGGACCTGGCTCTACCTGCAATACGGAGAACGATTTTTTTAA
- a CDS encoding S9 family peptidase, translating into MKKNRIIIFLFIGLCCAGKVFSQERLPEYLQAEKFTGDKLKNMLFSTLVDPHWFQKGNRFWFEYKTSEGTFWYVVDPAARTKNLLFDRDELAAQLTEIVHDPFEARHLPVRNLKAKEDGRTFTFEVESSQEVKPKKEEKDKKKGEKEVFYFSYDYPSRKLTHLKGQEKEPKKLGWGNFSPDGQTVIYAKDCNLFRMSREDYEKARKNEKDSTILEIQLTQDGVKDFGYGIPYSMLNTDTLCNGKRRRVSGCWSPDSRHFAVTVSDDRAVKELWVINSIAQPRPTLETYKYQMPGEMEAPEEHLYVFDMQNNVRKEIKVAAFKNQNLSLSYKPAEQKQRDMEYVSPVWLGDNDRFFLVRSSRDLHRIDICSYTIGQDSIVPIIQERMNTYQETRPLAVLNKGKELIHWSERDGWAHLYLYDDQGNLKNRITKGPWHVEQVLKVDEATRTIYFVGNGKEEGENPYYEQLYKVNVNGSGLKRITKGEYFHKVKIDDDARFVVDNYSRVNTIPCADLLDREGNKVMTIQESDFSQLKAAGYRFPEPFVVKAADGVTDLYGVMYKPYDFDSTKVYPIIDYVYPGPQVEAVYYPFTRMSVRTDRLAQAGFIVISVGQRGGHPSRSKWYHNYGYGNMRDYPLADHKVAVEQLAARHKFIDIDRVGIHGHSGGGFMSTAAICQYPDFYKAAVSCAGNHDNRIYNRWWSETHHGVKEVVSEKGDTTFVYKIATNPEIVKQLKGHLMLVHGDIDNNVHDANTIRVVNALIRANKRFEMLILPGQRHSFGDMDEYFYWRLVDFFSEHLKGQKETSVDIPRR; encoded by the coding sequence ATGAAAAAAAATCGGATTATTATTTTTTTATTTATCGGCCTCTGTTGTGCCGGTAAGGTATTTTCGCAAGAGAGGTTACCTGAATATTTGCAGGCAGAAAAGTTTACCGGAGATAAGCTGAAGAATATGTTGTTTTCTACTTTGGTCGATCCGCATTGGTTTCAGAAAGGAAATCGTTTCTGGTTCGAGTATAAAACGAGTGAAGGAACTTTTTGGTATGTGGTCGATCCGGCTGCGCGTACCAAAAATCTGCTGTTCGACCGGGATGAACTGGCTGCTCAGCTGACAGAGATCGTTCATGATCCTTTCGAGGCCCGTCATCTGCCGGTACGTAATCTCAAGGCAAAAGAAGATGGCCGGACATTTACTTTTGAGGTGGAATCTTCGCAAGAAGTGAAACCGAAAAAAGAGGAGAAAGACAAGAAGAAAGGAGAAAAAGAAGTCTTTTATTTCTCTTATGATTATCCTTCCCGTAAACTTACTCATCTGAAAGGACAGGAAAAGGAACCGAAAAAATTGGGATGGGGAAATTTTTCTCCCGATGGCCAGACGGTGATATATGCTAAGGATTGTAACCTTTTCCGGATGAGTCGGGAAGATTATGAGAAAGCCCGGAAAAACGAGAAGGACAGTACGATTCTCGAGATTCAATTGACACAAGACGGAGTGAAGGATTTCGGTTATGGCATTCCTTACAGTATGTTGAATACCGATACGCTTTGCAACGGTAAACGCCGGCGGGTATCGGGATGTTGGTCTCCCGATTCCAGACACTTTGCGGTAACGGTATCCGACGACCGGGCAGTAAAGGAATTGTGGGTGATCAATTCTATCGCTCAGCCACGTCCTACGTTGGAAACTTATAAATATCAGATGCCTGGAGAGATGGAAGCCCCTGAGGAGCATCTTTATGTATTCGATATGCAGAATAATGTTCGTAAGGAAATAAAAGTAGCGGCGTTTAAAAATCAAAATTTGAGTTTATCCTATAAACCTGCAGAACAGAAACAGCGGGACATGGAGTATGTATCACCGGTTTGGCTGGGAGATAACGACCGTTTTTTTCTGGTTCGTAGTAGCCGGGACCTTCATCGTATTGATATCTGCTCTTATACGATCGGGCAGGATTCGATTGTGCCGATTATTCAGGAGCGGATGAATACTTATCAGGAAACGCGGCCTTTGGCTGTCTTGAATAAGGGTAAGGAGTTGATTCATTGGAGTGAACGTGACGGATGGGCTCATTTATATTTATACGATGATCAGGGAAATCTTAAAAACCGGATCACGAAAGGCCCCTGGCATGTGGAGCAGGTGCTGAAAGTGGATGAAGCTACACGGACGATCTATTTTGTGGGGAATGGTAAGGAAGAGGGAGAAAATCCGTATTATGAACAGTTGTATAAAGTGAATGTAAATGGGAGTGGACTGAAACGGATAACAAAAGGGGAGTATTTTCATAAAGTAAAAATAGATGACGATGCCCGTTTCGTTGTGGATAATTATTCGAGGGTGAATACGATTCCTTGTGCCGATCTGTTAGACCGGGAGGGGAATAAAGTGATGACTATCCAGGAGAGTGATTTTTCGCAATTGAAAGCGGCCGGTTATCGGTTTCCGGAACCTTTTGTCGTCAAGGCTGCCGATGGGGTGACGGATTTATACGGGGTGATGTATAAACCTTACGATTTCGATTCGACCAAGGTATATCCCATTATCGATTATGTTTATCCGGGCCCCCAGGTTGAAGCTGTATATTACCCTTTTACCCGGATGAGTGTACGGACGGATCGTTTGGCTCAGGCCGGATTCATTGTGATTTCAGTAGGACAGCGGGGTGGACATCCTTCCCGCTCCAAATGGTATCATAATTATGGTTATGGGAATATGCGTGATTATCCTTTGGCCGATCATAAGGTGGCCGTCGAACAATTGGCTGCCCGCCATAAGTTTATAGATATCGACAGAGTCGGCATACACGGTCATTCGGGAGGTGGCTTTATGTCTACAGCTGCAATTTGTCAATATCCCGATTTTTATAAAGCTGCGGTATCCTGTGCCGGGAACCACGACAACCGGATTTATAACCGTTGGTGGAGCGAGACACATCATGGCGTGAAAGAGGTCGTTTCGGAAAAAGGAGATACTACTTTTGTTTATAAAATAGCTACGAATCCCGAAATTGTTAAGCAATTGAAAGGTCATTTGATGCTTGTACATGGTGATATCGATAATAATGTCCATGATGCGAATACGATCCGTGTTGTGAATGCTTTGATCCGGGCTAATAAGCGTTTCGAGATGCTGATTCTTCCGGGGCAACGTCATAGTTTCGGAGATATGGACGAATATTTCTATTGGCGGCTGGTGGATTTCTTTTCTGAGCATCTTAAAGGTCAAAAAGAAACTTCGGTCGATATTCCGAGACGCTAA
- a CDS encoding ATP-binding cassette domain-containing protein: protein MAGTEYIVIKGAYENNLKHVSLQIPKKKITIFTGVSGSGKSSLVLDTIAATSRRELNETFPSFVQQYLPKYGRPHVDKIENMPVAIVIDQKKPTANARSTVGTYTDIYSLLRLLFSRIGSPHVGYSDTFSFNHPQGRCTRCDGLGEVRELDVHKLVDFDKSLNDPDVIHYAAFQPGEWRWIRYAHSGLFDLNKKIKDYTPEELKLFLYSPQIKLKNPPSNWPKTAKYEGLVTRMYRSIINSEEGKLHQKLLEPMVTMGVCPDCCGTRLNPIVLTCRIRGKNIAEVTQLPIPEMLIWLEGVTDSLAGDLKQVLQTRLTALLEIGLGYLTLDRGMGTLSGGEAQRCKIAKYINSGLSDILYVLDEPSVGLHSHDIHLLKESVRKLRDHGNTVLLVEHHKELIRIADHIVDLGPGSGVEGGYILYEGDYPGLLRSNTLTGQMIAGKTPLKAQFRKPTAWFTVEHARMHNLKDLTIRFPLGILTVVAGVAGSGKSSLMQCFRENYPEEVVYISQKSIGISLRSTPATYLGVADDIRKLFTRRCGTSLSMFTFNGKGGCPLCNGKGVIVSDMAFMDSIETVCEACGGLRYSKEVLQYRVDGFNIAETMDLTVRKASLRFEGSSIEQKLRPLMQVGLGYLHLNQSLSTLSGGELQRVKLASYLDSKGKVFILDEPTDGLHVKDIHHILRLFDTMVDQGNTIYLIEHNLDVLKAADYVIELGPGGGLMGGEKLFAGTPSALLESTNSVTAPYLARELP from the coding sequence ATGGCTGGAACAGAATACATCGTCATTAAAGGGGCCTATGAAAACAATTTGAAGCATGTTTCCTTACAAATCCCTAAAAAGAAAATCACGATTTTTACCGGTGTATCGGGATCGGGAAAATCATCGTTGGTACTGGATACGATAGCGGCGACTTCCCGGCGCGAATTGAATGAAACCTTTCCTAGTTTTGTTCAGCAGTATCTGCCTAAATACGGTCGGCCTCATGTCGATAAGATTGAGAATATGCCGGTAGCCATCGTAATCGACCAAAAAAAACCGACAGCCAATGCCCGTTCGACAGTAGGTACTTACACCGATATTTATTCCCTCCTCCGTTTGTTGTTCTCGAGGATCGGTTCACCCCATGTCGGCTATTCCGATACTTTTTCTTTCAATCACCCTCAAGGCCGATGTACCCGTTGTGACGGACTGGGAGAAGTCAGAGAACTCGATGTACATAAGTTGGTGGACTTCGACAAATCGCTGAATGACCCGGATGTGATTCATTATGCAGCTTTTCAACCGGGTGAATGGCGCTGGATCAGATATGCCCATTCCGGATTATTCGATTTGAATAAGAAAATAAAAGATTATACACCGGAAGAACTGAAACTGTTTTTATATTCTCCTCAAATCAAATTGAAGAATCCTCCTTCCAATTGGCCTAAAACAGCGAAGTACGAAGGTCTGGTGACCCGGATGTATCGTAGTATTATCAATTCAGAGGAAGGAAAATTACATCAAAAGCTTCTGGAGCCTATGGTAACGATGGGAGTCTGTCCCGATTGCTGCGGTACCCGGTTGAATCCCATCGTATTGACTTGTCGGATTAGAGGAAAAAATATTGCAGAGGTTACACAACTCCCCATTCCCGAAATGCTTATTTGGCTTGAAGGAGTCACCGATTCTTTGGCTGGAGATCTGAAACAGGTATTACAAACCCGTTTAACCGCCTTATTGGAAATCGGCTTGGGATATCTGACACTCGACCGGGGTATGGGAACTCTGTCCGGGGGAGAAGCGCAGCGTTGTAAAATTGCGAAATACATTAATTCCGGATTATCCGATATCCTTTATGTTCTGGATGAACCCAGTGTCGGTTTACATAGCCATGATATCCATCTCTTGAAGGAATCTGTTCGAAAACTCCGGGACCATGGAAATACGGTACTTTTGGTCGAACACCACAAGGAATTGATCCGAATTGCGGACCATATTGTCGATCTTGGACCAGGCTCGGGAGTTGAAGGAGGCTATATTTTGTATGAAGGAGATTATCCGGGCCTCCTCCGGAGTAATACCCTGACCGGACAAATGATAGCCGGAAAAACGCCCCTTAAAGCTCAGTTCAGGAAACCTACTGCCTGGTTTACCGTAGAGCATGCCCGGATGCATAATTTGAAGGACCTGACTATCCGATTCCCTTTAGGGATACTGACAGTTGTAGCCGGAGTTGCCGGATCGGGAAAAAGTTCTCTGATGCAATGTTTCCGGGAGAATTACCCGGAAGAAGTGGTCTATATCAGTCAAAAGAGTATCGGGATCAGCTTGCGTTCTACTCCTGCAACTTATCTCGGTGTAGCTGACGATATCCGAAAACTCTTTACCCGCCGGTGTGGAACTAGCCTGAGTATGTTTACTTTTAACGGAAAGGGGGGATGTCCACTTTGTAATGGAAAAGGGGTCATTGTTTCCGACATGGCGTTTATGGATTCGATCGAGACGGTATGTGAGGCCTGCGGAGGTTTGCGTTATTCGAAGGAAGTTCTGCAATATCGGGTCGATGGCTTTAATATAGCAGAAACGATGGACTTGACGGTACGTAAAGCTTCCCTTCGATTTGAAGGTAGTAGTATAGAACAAAAACTCAGGCCTTTGATGCAAGTCGGGCTCGGTTATCTCCACTTGAATCAATCCCTCTCTACCCTTTCCGGAGGTGAACTGCAACGGGTCAAATTGGCTTCATACCTGGATAGTAAAGGTAAGGTTTTCATTTTAGACGAACCCACCGACGGGCTCCATGTGAAAGATATCCACCATATTCTCCGGCTTTTCGATACGATGGTCGATCAGGGAAATACAATCTATCTCATCGAACATAACCTGGATGTCTTAAAAGCTGCGGATTATGTGATCGAATTGGGGCCGGGGGGAGGGCTGATGGGAGGGGAAAAACTTTTTGCCGGAACTCCTTCAGCTTTACTGGAATCCACAAATTCCGTTACTGCTCCTTATCTCGCTCGGGAACTTCCTTAG
- a CDS encoding PKD-like family lipoprotein — protein MKRLIYFILGLLVASCYDDKGNYTYQEVNTLDVSLNKVYSVRLDKDTTVTIIPQLSQSLQENEDNLEYTWLHSTTNHNFYGHGKFDTVGLEQNLNFHIDPEAKNLAYAHYFRLNVYDRITDIEYPVNTTIELIKPYVGSWMILHRKNGQTELGSVEYIGGDIVVQEDAYYEETGKRFTGKPQALMSYTTSCKYYGTGSGWNMFTVITDDPVESGVYCQWKHFEKKDSLTRMVAPLAQNSFDFQHITLADGDGTASALLLSGGMLYQSPRAGKIYEPAADLEGEVNITLASKISNNALLYDEAGHRFAFYYNTSDGLGVKKYDPLYFSESEENTNLIKAIPTRDGNVSAVNPNKLPEDQKVLYLGTGYQYASAWTSVYAYALAKNDTRCFVYEFNPRGFNYSDNASFNGYYTINIPQGLDESAVFASTPPYSGLLFYASGNTVYRLDFKQAGGKATAIYTHAGGKAVKMKFAKRYLSSSNAFDAYEFDVQYSLGIGFDMGNGKGDFVILNLSSTGSVGGDSEHYPAKQVYTDFGEITDFVFI, from the coding sequence ATGAAAAGATTGATCTATTTTATATTAGGATTACTCGTGGCTTCGTGCTACGATGATAAGGGAAATTATACTTATCAGGAGGTAAATACACTGGATGTCTCTTTGAATAAAGTATATTCGGTGCGTCTGGATAAAGATACGACGGTTACAATTATACCGCAATTGTCTCAGTCCTTACAAGAAAATGAGGATAATCTGGAATATACGTGGCTGCATTCGACAACCAATCATAATTTTTACGGACATGGCAAGTTCGACACGGTTGGATTGGAACAGAATTTAAATTTTCATATCGATCCTGAGGCTAAAAATCTGGCCTATGCCCATTATTTTCGTTTGAATGTATACGATAGAATAACGGATATAGAATATCCGGTCAATACGACCATCGAATTGATCAAACCTTATGTCGGTTCGTGGATGATATTACACCGTAAAAACGGACAGACTGAATTAGGTTCTGTCGAATATATCGGGGGAGACATCGTCGTACAGGAAGATGCTTATTATGAAGAAACCGGAAAAAGATTTACCGGAAAACCGCAGGCTTTGATGTCGTATACGACTTCCTGCAAGTATTATGGTACAGGATCGGGCTGGAATATGTTTACCGTCATTACGGATGATCCGGTAGAATCGGGCGTGTATTGCCAGTGGAAACATTTTGAAAAGAAAGACAGCCTGACGCGGATGGTAGCTCCGTTAGCTCAGAATAGTTTTGATTTTCAGCATATCACTTTAGCAGATGGTGATGGCACTGCCAGTGCTTTGTTGCTGTCCGGCGGCATGCTTTATCAGTCGCCCCGTGCCGGGAAAATTTATGAGCCGGCTGCTGATCTGGAAGGAGAGGTAAATATCACGCTTGCTTCTAAAATCAGTAATAATGCGCTGTTGTACGATGAAGCAGGACATCGTTTCGCTTTCTATTATAATACGAGTGACGGGTTGGGTGTAAAGAAATACGATCCCTTGTATTTTAGTGAAAGCGAGGAAAATACGAATCTGATCAAGGCTATACCGACCCGGGATGGAAATGTGTCGGCTGTAAATCCCAATAAACTGCCTGAAGACCAGAAAGTCTTGTATTTGGGAACCGGTTATCAGTATGCTTCTGCCTGGACCAGTGTGTATGCCTATGCTTTGGCGAAAAACGATACCAGATGTTTCGTCTATGAGTTCAATCCGAGAGGATTTAATTATTCGGACAATGCTTCGTTTAATGGCTATTATACCATAAATATCCCCCAAGGTTTGGACGAGAGTGCAGTGTTTGCCTCTACCCCTCCGTACAGTGGGCTTCTTTTTTATGCTTCCGGCAATACGGTTTATCGTTTGGATTTCAAGCAGGCAGGAGGAAAGGCGACAGCTATTTATACCCATGCCGGAGGTAAGGCGGTGAAGATGAAATTCGCTAAGCGCTATCTTTCCAGCAGTAATGCTTTCGATGCTTATGAATTTGATGTGCAATATAGTTTGGGTATCGGTTTCGATATGGGAAACGGTAAAGGAGATTTTGTCATTCTGAATTTATCGTCTACCGGAAGTGTCGGTGGGGATAGTGAGCATTATCCGGCCAAGCAAGTGTATACTGATTTTGGGGAAATTACTGATTTTGTATTTATTTAA
- a CDS encoding Arm DNA-binding domain-containing protein, which translates to MEISAICRRDRISKQNEVAIIIRLYHNGIVRKITSGLRIKVDYWDFDNNCLKNGIPNQEHLQYLLDKQIQEFKKRELEYKIQGKNYSIDDIIGIKKKPAMTVEEYFQKIINELSDLGRLNTRDKYKFTLSSLNKFTPVIRKNCYNFDYKIE; encoded by the coding sequence ATGGAAATATCAGCTATTTGTCGGAGAGACAGAATTTCAAAACAGAATGAGGTGGCAATAATAATTCGTTTATATCATAATGGCATTGTCCGAAAAATTACTTCTGGTTTACGAATTAAAGTCGATTATTGGGATTTCGATAATAACTGCTTGAAGAATGGTATCCCTAATCAGGAACATTTGCAATATCTTTTGGATAAACAGATTCAGGAATTTAAAAAACGGGAGTTAGAATATAAAATTCAGGGGAAAAATTATTCGATCGATGATATTATCGGAATAAAAAAGAAACCCGCAATGACAGTAGAAGAATACTTTCAAAAAATCATTAACGAATTATCCGATCTTGGACGACTCAATACACGTGATAAATACAAATTTACTTTGTCATCACTGAATAAGTTTACACCTGTAATTCGAAAGAATTGCTATAATTTTGACTACAAGATAGAATAA